A window of the Nibribacter ruber genome harbors these coding sequences:
- a CDS encoding DUF4159 domain-containing protein — MPTPFTFVRLQYRSGNWDTDQRMPSNLLHSLVEYTTVPVVEQEKVISLESAELFRYPFCYLSGHKLVQFNAKEKANFVKYVQNGGFVFVDDCNHDIDGLFARSFEEQMRVCFGPKALKKLPNNHALYKSFFKFEEGPPTTSFELNGWGDDLVHDYLKAYEVNGRIGVLYSNKDYGCEWDYDFRNKRWLAEDNTKFGVNILMYALTS; from the coding sequence ATGCCTACTCCGTTTACCTTCGTACGCTTACAATACCGCTCCGGCAACTGGGACACCGACCAGCGCATGCCTTCTAACCTGCTACACTCCTTGGTGGAATACACCACCGTGCCCGTAGTAGAGCAGGAGAAGGTCATTTCTCTGGAAAGCGCCGAGTTGTTCCGGTACCCGTTCTGTTATCTGAGCGGGCACAAGTTGGTGCAGTTCAACGCCAAGGAGAAAGCCAACTTTGTGAAGTATGTGCAGAACGGAGGCTTCGTGTTTGTAGATGATTGCAACCATGACATTGACGGGCTGTTTGCGCGGTCGTTTGAGGAGCAGATGCGCGTCTGCTTCGGCCCGAAGGCTTTGAAGAAACTCCCCAACAACCACGCACTGTACAAGTCTTTTTTCAAGTTCGAGGAAGGTCCGCCCACCACATCTTTTGAGCTCAACGGCTGGGGCGATGACCTGGTGCATGATTATCTGAAAGCCTATGAAGTGAACGGAAGAATCGGCGTACTTTACAGCAACAAAGACTACGGCTGTGAGTGGGACTATGACTTCAGGAACAAGCGCTGGCTGGCCGAGGATAACACCAAGTTTGGGGTAAACATTCTCATGTATGCCTTGACCAGTTAG